The following proteins are co-located in the Trichormus variabilis 0441 genome:
- a CDS encoding DegT/DnrJ/EryC1/StrS family aminotransferase: protein MIQSLSSIPAFDIKQQYASIEAEVSRAVVEALASGRYIGGPPVESFEQQFAAYHGVTDCVACNSGTDALFLALRALGIGAGDEVITTPFTFVATAEVISAVGAKPVFVDIDETSFNLDLQQVAAAITPRTKAIIPVHLFGQPVDMTTLMAIAQAHNIAVIEDCAQSTGATWDGKKVGSIGHIGCFSFYPTKNLGACGDGGAITTNDPEIAAKVRIIKEHGQRHRYQYEEIGVNSRLDAIQAVILQIKLPYLDTWNRQRQAIAAYYQKYLSQIPGIIPPQELAGGVSVWNQYTIRVITAGRNGNSATHREAVKNSLQEKQVGSMVYYPYPLHLQPVYQYLGYQPGQLPVAEQACNEVLSLPMFPELTTEQQDQVIYALKDILL from the coding sequence ATGATCCAAAGCCTAAGTTCGATTCCCGCCTTTGATATCAAGCAGCAATATGCTTCCATAGAAGCCGAAGTCAGCAGAGCCGTTGTAGAAGCACTGGCTTCTGGGCGTTATATTGGTGGCCCTCCAGTCGAAAGTTTTGAGCAACAATTTGCTGCTTATCATGGCGTTACTGATTGTGTCGCTTGTAATTCTGGTACAGACGCTCTATTTCTAGCTTTACGCGCCTTAGGAATCGGTGCAGGCGATGAAGTAATTACTACACCATTCACCTTTGTCGCTACGGCTGAAGTGATCAGCGCCGTAGGTGCAAAACCGGTATTTGTTGACATCGATGAGACAAGTTTTAACCTAGATTTACAGCAAGTAGCGGCGGCGATTACACCCCGAACCAAAGCGATTATCCCAGTGCATCTATTTGGACAGCCCGTGGATATGACAACGCTAATGGCGATCGCTCAAGCTCACAATATCGCAGTAATTGAAGATTGCGCTCAGTCCACAGGCGCGACTTGGGACGGCAAAAAAGTCGGTAGTATTGGACATATTGGCTGTTTTAGCTTCTACCCCACCAAAAATCTAGGTGCTTGCGGTGATGGTGGCGCGATTACAACCAACGATCCAGAAATTGCTGCCAAGGTGCGGATCATCAAGGAACATGGACAGAGACATCGTTATCAATATGAAGAAATAGGTGTTAATAGCCGCTTAGATGCGATTCAAGCAGTAATTTTGCAGATTAAACTACCTTATCTTGATACTTGGAATCGCCAAAGACAAGCGATCGCCGCCTATTACCAAAAATATCTCAGTCAAATTCCCGGTATCATCCCCCCGCAAGAACTAGCTGGTGGCGTGAGCGTGTGGAATCAATATACTATTCGCGTCATCACCGCAGGAAGGAACGGTAATAGCGCCACACACCGGGAGGCGGTAAAAAATAGCTTGCAAGAAAAGCAAGTAGGCTCGATGGTTTACTATCCCTACCCTTTACATTTGCAACCAGTTTATCAATATCTCGGTTATCAGCCAGGACAATTACCAGTTGCAGAACAAGCTTGCAATGAAGTTTTATCCTTACCCATGTTTCCCGAACTAACAACCGAACAGCAAGATCAAGTAATTTATGCGTTGAAGGATATTCTTTTGTAG
- a CDS encoding ABC transporter permease: MQGLISLDLVDLVMAVGLMAIAIGLSAWEGLGLELNLAIATGRTILQLLVLGYVLDFIFALDNPGAVLAILGVILTITAIVARNRISQKIPYVLPLVWGAIFISTALTVFYTTFLIIQPDRWYEPRYVIPLAGMVLGNAMNAAAIAGERLVSSMNSFSTEIETHLSLGATPAQAVSQYRKEAIRAALLPTLNQMMLVGMVAIPGITTGQLLAGINALDAVSYEIVIIFMVAIANLLTTVLLTKGLCRQFFNSAAQLVR, translated from the coding sequence ATGCAGGGTTTGATTAGTTTGGATTTAGTTGATTTGGTGATGGCGGTGGGATTGATGGCGATCGCTATTGGGTTGTCTGCTTGGGAAGGATTGGGGCTAGAGTTGAATTTAGCGATCGCTACTGGCAGAACTATCCTACAGTTATTGGTTTTGGGGTATGTTTTAGACTTCATCTTTGCTCTAGACAATCCTGGGGCAGTTTTGGCGATTTTGGGGGTGATACTGACGATTACGGCGATTGTCGCACGAAATCGCATCAGTCAGAAAATTCCTTATGTATTACCTCTGGTATGGGGAGCAATTTTTATCAGTACTGCCCTGACAGTGTTTTACACCACCTTCTTAATCATTCAACCAGATAGATGGTACGAGCCGCGCTATGTAATTCCCCTGGCGGGGATGGTGTTGGGTAATGCGATGAATGCGGCGGCGATCGCTGGAGAACGGCTTGTCAGTTCGATGAACTCTTTTTCCACGGAAATCGAAACCCATTTGAGCTTAGGAGCAACTCCAGCACAAGCTGTCAGTCAGTACCGCAAAGAAGCAATCAGAGCCGCATTACTCCCCACCTTGAATCAAATGATGCTTGTCGGGATGGTAGCTATCCCCGGAATCACCACCGGACAGTTACTCGCAGGGATTAATGCCCTGGATGCGGTATCTTATGAGATTGTGATTATCTTTATGGTTGCGATCGCCAACCTACTCACAACTGTTTTACTAACCAAAGGATTGTGTCGGCAGTTTTTTAATTCTGCGGCGCAGCTAGTAAGGTGA
- a CDS encoding class I SAM-dependent methyltransferase, which translates to MQRQLEPEVMDSWEEASEYDAMDFTEVNNAFAEEAVACGPSEHGLVLDAGTGTARIPVLICQKRPRWQLVAIDMAENMLQIATQHVQQSGLQEHIRLELVDAKRLPYEDGIFDLVVSNSLVHHLPDPLPFFAEIKRVCKPQGGIFIRDLFRPEDEATMNAVVASIGNEYDDYQKKLFRDSLHAALTLDEVNQLIITAGLTGVEIYQSSDRHWTAKRSWTN; encoded by the coding sequence ATGCAGAGACAACTAGAACCAGAAGTGATGGATAGTTGGGAGGAAGCTAGTGAATATGATGCAATGGATTTTACTGAGGTAAATAATGCTTTTGCTGAAGAGGCCGTGGCTTGTGGTCCATCAGAACATGGTTTAGTCTTGGATGCGGGTACTGGTACTGCACGGATTCCGGTTTTAATCTGTCAGAAACGTCCTCGGTGGCAGCTAGTGGCGATTGATATGGCTGAAAATATGCTACAAATTGCTACACAGCACGTCCAACAGTCTGGGTTACAGGAACATATTCGTTTGGAACTGGTGGATGCGAAACGTTTACCTTATGAGGATGGGATATTTGATTTGGTCGTTTCTAACAGTCTAGTTCACCATCTGCCTGACCCTTTACCTTTTTTTGCCGAAATCAAGCGCGTTTGCAAACCTCAAGGTGGTATTTTTATCCGTGATTTATTTCGTCCTGAAGATGAAGCAACGATGAATGCTGTAGTGGCAAGTATTGGGAATGAATACGATGACTATCAGAAAAAATTATTTCGTGATTCGCTCCATGCCGCATTGACATTGGATGAGGTTAATCAACTGATTATAACAGCAGGGTTAACGGGAGTAGAGATTTATCAGTCAAGCGATCGCCACTGGACGGCTAAACGCAGTTGGACTAATTAG
- a CDS encoding DUF561 domain-containing protein, translating into MAMSSTLQRAFTNGRVLKVISGLNNFDADSVAAIIKAAELGGATFVDIAADAGLVRLAKRLINLPVCVSAVDPEKFVTVVEAGADLIEIGNFDSFYAQGRRFEAAEVLALTKQTRALLPEITLSVTVPHILELDQQVQLAEELVKAGADIIQTEGGTSSQPTHSGSLGLIEKAAPTLAAAYEISRAVSVPVLCASGISNVTAPLAIASGAAGVGVGSAINQLNSEVAMIAAVRGLVEALGTVDRVIV; encoded by the coding sequence ATGGCTATGTCTTCTACACTACAACGGGCATTTACCAACGGCCGTGTACTGAAAGTAATTAGTGGTTTGAACAACTTTGACGCTGATAGCGTTGCAGCTATTATTAAAGCTGCTGAACTTGGTGGTGCGACTTTTGTAGATATTGCCGCCGATGCTGGATTGGTTCGGTTAGCTAAAAGATTGATTAATTTACCAGTTTGTGTATCAGCAGTAGATCCAGAAAAATTTGTCACAGTCGTAGAAGCTGGTGCAGATTTGATTGAAATCGGTAATTTTGATTCTTTTTACGCTCAAGGACGCAGATTTGAGGCTGCGGAAGTATTGGCGCTGACTAAACAAACCCGCGCTCTCTTACCCGAAATTACCCTGTCTGTGACTGTTCCTCATATCCTAGAACTGGATCAACAGGTACAGCTAGCTGAAGAATTGGTAAAAGCTGGAGCAGATATCATTCAAACCGAAGGCGGTACAAGCAGCCAGCCTACTCACTCTGGAAGCCTGGGATTAATTGAAAAAGCTGCTCCCACTTTGGCAGCAGCTTATGAAATTTCTCGTGCTGTATCAGTACCAGTATTATGTGCTTCCGGCATTTCTAATGTTACTGCACCTCTGGCGATCGCATCTGGTGCGGCTGGTGTTGGTGTCGGTTCTGCTATCAACCAACTCAATAGCGAAGTAGCAATGATTGCGGCTGTACGCGGCTTGGTTGAAGCTTTGGGAACTGTTGATCGTGTAATCGTCTAG
- a CDS encoding VOC family protein, with the protein MTISLNHTIVPAHNKEASAQFFAQIFGLNVESVGHFAAVRVNDTLTLDFDDRGTFESHHYAFQVSDAEFDTIFARIKQAGLEYSSDPMHHNKGEINHRKGGRGFYFYDPNGHNLELLTRS; encoded by the coding sequence ATGACAATCTCTTTAAATCACACTATAGTTCCTGCTCATAATAAAGAAGCATCAGCACAGTTTTTTGCTCAAATTTTTGGTTTAAACGTCGAATCTGTCGGTCATTTTGCGGCTGTGCGAGTTAATGACACACTTACGCTTGATTTTGATGACAGAGGAACATTCGAGTCTCACCATTATGCCTTTCAGGTCAGTGATGCAGAATTTGATACTATCTTTGCCAGAATCAAACAAGCTGGTCTGGAATATAGTAGCGACCCCATGCACCACAACAAGGGAGAAATCAACCATAGGAAAGGAGGGCGTGGTTTTTATTTCTACGACCCAAATGGTCACAATTTAGAACTATTGACCCGTAGCTGA